The Heyndrickxia acidicola sequence TTTGGGACTCTATTTTTTGAAAGACAATTTCACCAATTCATCCGAACTGCCAATGATAAAGAAGAGGGCTTTCCAAACCCTTTATTTCAAGTACAAAGGCATCGCAGTCTTCTAAAACAGTTTTTGACTGATCAAAAAGCTCCTGCTGAATTCCCTATTGAATACCTTGTTGTCATCAGTCAGTCGTCTTCCATTTTAAAAACAACTGAGACAACAATTGATATTTTTGATAAAGTTATTCACGCTGAAAAAATACCGTTAAAAATTGAATCTCTTTTAAAAAGATACACAAACACTATACTTACTTCCCGGCAATTAAAAAAACTATCCACCTCGATACTTGCTCATCATTGCCCGCCAAACCACGATATACTTCAAAAATATGAGGTTTCCCCCGCTGAACTACAAAGAGGTGTACAGTGCCCTGATTGTAAGAGTATACCTATGCAAAGAAAGAAGGGGCACTGGCTTTGCGTTACTTGCGGTATTACATCCAAATTAGCTCACAAACAGGCTATTATAGATTATCTGCTTCTTGTTTCTCCGACTATAACAAACCAAAAATGCCGGGAATTCCTATTTTTATCAAGCCGTTTTGCTGCAAATCGTTTTCTTAATTCAATGGAACTTGTATTAAGGAAAAATGGCAGAGGAAGCAGCTACTGTTTACCTGAAAGCCAGTTTGAAAAGTAGCTTTCCTCTAAAAAGAGCAGGCCAAATAATTGGCCTGCTCTTTTTAAAATATTATTTAAAAACCGGCTCCTTAAACTGCGCCAATTTTTCAAGTGAGGATTTATCAACATCACGGTGGAGGCTGTTTCCATGAGAGTCCATGGTGACGACTGCAGTGAAGCCTTCCACTTGCAGATGCCACATCGCTTCTGGTATACCAAATTCCATCAGGTCTACTCCGTCAACACCCTTAATTCTGTCTGCATAATA is a genomic window containing:
- a CDS encoding NERD domain-containing protein, which gives rise to MYLIIKDLSVPIQILKMRALLRRIPEKHAKHATIQDDLIKFESGYRGEQYVKYYLNFLPQNNFYIFHDLRLSTNSHTFQIDVLLLTQKAAIILEVKNMFGTLFFERQFHQFIRTANDKEEGFPNPLFQVQRHRSLLKQFLTDQKAPAEFPIEYLVVISQSSSILKTTETTIDIFDKVIHAEKIPLKIESLLKRYTNTILTSRQLKKLSTSILAHHCPPNHDILQKYEVSPAELQRGVQCPDCKSIPMQRKKGHWLCVTCGITSKLAHKQAIIDYLLLVSPTITNQKCREFLFLSSRFAANRFLNSMELVLRKNGRGSSYCLPESQFEK